Part of the Anaeromicrobium sediminis genome is shown below.
CATCATCAATTTGATTATGATTTAGTGAAGAAGTTTATTACACATATACCTTGTTATCCTATAGGAACTATACTAAAGTTAAGTACTAATGATGTGGGTGTAGTTTCTGAAATATATGAAAAGTATCCAAATAGACCCCTTGTAAGATGTATTTCAAAGGAGAAGGGGATAAAGGATGTTAGTTTACTTTATAATCCTTCCATAGAAATAATTGGGGTATTAGAGAAATTGTAATATTTTTTGGTATAATAATAGATATGAATTATTCATATCTATTTTTTTTTTATATAGATAAGCTACTTCCAATCTGAATGTATGTGAACTCACTTCGGTCATATAAATAAAAACGTTTATAAGGTAAGTCACTATCAGACTATAGGGAGTGAATATTATACTTACTATAGAAGGTTCACAATTGTTTGCAGCATAGGATGTTCTGATGTTCCACCTTCTAAAATTTTTTATTTATATTTCCTTGTAAGTAGCTAAAGTTATTGAATTTGGAAGTGGGATATATATAGCTCACAAAAGTAAAGGGGGGATTTTGTGTCAAACTTTGTTCATTTGCACTTGCATACAGAGTACAGTTTACTTGATGGAGCAACTAGAATAAAAGATCTTATAAAAGAAGCCAAAGAAATGGGAATGAAAGCTGTGGCTATTACAGACCATGGAAGTATGTTTGGCGTAATAGATTTTTATAAGGAGGCAAAAAAGCATGGAATTAATCCTATAATAGGATGTGAAGTATATACGGCAAAGAGAACTATGTATGACAAGGACCCGGTTAAGGATAAAAAAATGGGTCATTTAGTTTTATTGGCTAAAAATAATGAGGGATATAAAAATTTAATTAAGTTAGTATCGAGAGGATATACTAAAGGCTTTTATTATAAGCCTAGAATTGATATAGATATATTAAGGAAACATAGTGAGGGCCTTGTGTGCTTAAGTGCATGTATTGCAGGAAGTGTACAGACAAAATTATTGAATGACGATTATGAAGGTGGAAAGAAAGAAGCACTAGAATTAGAAAAGATATTTGGAAAAGGTAATTTTTATCTAGAAATTCAGGACCATGGTATTGAGGAACAAAAAAAGATTAATGAATTTTTATTTAAATTAAGTGGTGAAACTAACATACCATTAGTAGCAACTAATGACGTGCACTATTTAAAAAAGAGTGATGCAGATGTTCATGATGTGCTCATATGTATACAAACGGGAAAAACTGTAGATGAAGAAGAAAGAATGAAGTTTCCTAGTGATGAATTTTATTTTAAATCGGAAGATGAAATGAGAAGATTATTTCCAAATCATCCTGAAGCTATTGAAAATACACTAAAAATTGCTAATATGTGTAATGTGGAATTTGATTTTAATACTATTCATTTACCTAATTATGAAGTGCCAGAGGAATATTCTAAAAAACAATACTTGAGAAAACTTTGTGAAGATGGATTAAGAGAAAGATATAAAGAAATTGATGATCAATTAAAGGATAGATTAGAGTATGAAATAAGTACCATAGAAAATATGGGATATGTGGAATATTTCCTTATTGTATGGGATTTCATAAGATATGCTAAGGATAATAATATAATGGTAGGGCCAGGACGTGGTTCTGCAGCTGGAAGTATCGTAGCATATACTTTAGGAATTACAGATATTGATCCTATAAAATATGGACTTATATTTGAACGTTTTTTAAATCCAGAGAGGGTAACTATGCCCGATATAGATATTGACTTTTGCTATGAAAGAAGGCAAGAGGTTATAGATTATGTTATAAGAAAATATGGACAAGAAAAGGTTGCTCAGATTATAACCTTTGGAACTATGGCTGCAAGAGCTGCCCTTCGAGATGTGGGACGAGCCATTAATGTGCCCTATGCTAAGGTAGATTCCATAGCAAAGGAAATTCCTATGCAACTGGGAATTACTATTGAAAAGGCCATAAAAATAAATCCTAAGTTTAAAGAAATATATGATTCAGATTCGGAAGCAAAATATTTAATAGATGTGGCCCTGGCTTTAGAAGGAATGCCTCGTCATGCATCAACCCATGCAGCAGGTGTTGTTATATCTAAAGAAGCCATAGATGAGTATGTGCCCCTTTACATGCACAATGATGCCATGTCAACTCAGTTTACAATGACTACCCTAGAAGAACTAGGTCTACTAAAAATGGATTTTTTAGGACTTAGAAACTTAACTGTAATTAGGGACGCGAAAACTTTAATTGAAGAGAAGTATAATGTGAAAATTAATTTTTCTAATATGGAATATGATGACCCTAAAGTATATGAATTAATTAGTAAGGGAGATACTTTAGGAGTATTTCAGTTAGAAAGTTCTGGTATGAGACAATTTATGAAGGATTTAAAGCCTGATTGCTTTGAAGATATTATAGCGGGAATATCCCTGTATAGACCAGGGCCTATGGATTCTATTCCAAAGTATATAGAGTATAAAAAAAATCCAAGTAAAATAGAGTATGTCCATGAAAAACTAGAACCCATATTAAATGTTACCTACGGATGTTTAGTTTACCAAGAGCAGGTTATGCAAGTAGTAAGGGATTTGGCTGGTTTTTCCTATGGTCGAAGTGATTTAGTACGTCGTGCCATGGGTAAAAAGAAAATGGATGTAATGGAGCAGGAAAGAAAGCATTTTATCCATGGAAAATTAGATGAAGATGGAAATGTGGAAATTTCAGGGTGCATAGCTAATGGAGTAGATGAGAAGGCTGCAAACCAAATATTTGATGACATGGTTGAATTTGCAAAGTATGCCTTTAATAAATCCCATGCAGCAGCCTATGCCGTACTAGGTTATGAGACGGCTTATTTAAAGACCTATTATCCAGTAGAATTTATGGCTGCATTAATAACTAGCGTAATGGGTAATTCAGATAAAGTGGGAGAATATATACAAGACTGTAGGAAGAAAAACATAAAAATATTACCTCCTCACATAAATGAAAGCTACGAGAAGTTCACTGTGGAGGATGGCAAGATAAGATTTGGATTATTGGCAGTAAAAAATGTAGGATCTAATGTGATACAGGCAATAGTAAATGCAAGAAAAGAAAAAGGAAAAATTATTAGCTTTAATGATTTTTGTGATAAAATAGACATAACCCAAATTAATAAAAGGGCAATTGAGAGTTTAATAAGGGCTGGAGCCTTTGATAATTTAGATGCTAATAGGGCACAACTCCTTGCAGTCTATGAAAAGGCTATAGAATCTGCACAACAGGATAGGAAAAGAAATGTGGAAGGACAGTTTTCCATGTTCCAAGGTTTTGATAGTGCCATGAAAGATAGTATAACTTTTCATTATCCTAATCTAGGTGAATTTCCACAAAAAGTATTATTATCTATGGAAAAGGAAATGGTAGGCCTTTATGTAAGTGGACATCCCCTGTCCACCTATGAAGAAAAAATAAAGGAAGTTACCTCTTCTAATATATTAAATTTAAATAATTC
Proteins encoded:
- a CDS encoding DNA polymerase III subunit alpha, with the protein product MSNFVHLHLHTEYSLLDGATRIKDLIKEAKEMGMKAVAITDHGSMFGVIDFYKEAKKHGINPIIGCEVYTAKRTMYDKDPVKDKKMGHLVLLAKNNEGYKNLIKLVSRGYTKGFYYKPRIDIDILRKHSEGLVCLSACIAGSVQTKLLNDDYEGGKKEALELEKIFGKGNFYLEIQDHGIEEQKKINEFLFKLSGETNIPLVATNDVHYLKKSDADVHDVLICIQTGKTVDEEERMKFPSDEFYFKSEDEMRRLFPNHPEAIENTLKIANMCNVEFDFNTIHLPNYEVPEEYSKKQYLRKLCEDGLRERYKEIDDQLKDRLEYEISTIENMGYVEYFLIVWDFIRYAKDNNIMVGPGRGSAAGSIVAYTLGITDIDPIKYGLIFERFLNPERVTMPDIDIDFCYERRQEVIDYVIRKYGQEKVAQIITFGTMAARAALRDVGRAINVPYAKVDSIAKEIPMQLGITIEKAIKINPKFKEIYDSDSEAKYLIDVALALEGMPRHASTHAAGVVISKEAIDEYVPLYMHNDAMSTQFTMTTLEELGLLKMDFLGLRNLTVIRDAKTLIEEKYNVKINFSNMEYDDPKVYELISKGDTLGVFQLESSGMRQFMKDLKPDCFEDIIAGISLYRPGPMDSIPKYIEYKKNPSKIEYVHEKLEPILNVTYGCLVYQEQVMQVVRDLAGFSYGRSDLVRRAMGKKKMDVMEQERKHFIHGKLDEDGNVEISGCIANGVDEKAANQIFDDMVEFAKYAFNKSHAAAYAVLGYETAYLKTYYPVEFMAALITSVMGNSDKVGEYIQDCRKKNIKILPPHINESYEKFTVEDGKIRFGLLAVKNVGSNVIQAIVNARKEKGKIISFNDFCDKIDITQINKRAIESLIRAGAFDNLDANRAQLLAVYEKAIESAQQDRKRNVEGQFSMFQGFDSAMKDSITFHYPNLGEFPQKVLLSMEKEMVGLYVSGHPLSTYEEKIKEVTSSNILNLNNSIQDGKLDGKKVRLAGIIQGRQNKITRNNQIMSFLTLEDLTASMEVLVFPKVYSKYEELIYEDNIVIIDGRLNCREDEDPKLIADKIRLLTNETVVLKKLYLKVAGKDDPKIEEIKTILRKYKGENPVIIYMEKEKKRLQANKKLWVNMEEKLLIELRQLLGEESVKIR